ACAGCAGAGTGTACATCCTGGCTTCCTGGGAATGGAACATATGCATCGGATTGATCGCGAGTAGGAGAGCCGAAATCACTCCTGCTTCCAATCCGAACAAGGCGCAGGCAGCCAGGTATGTGACATACACACCGGCTACCCCGAGCAGGGCGGAAGGCAGCCTCAGCGCAAATTCCTGGCTGAGCGGGAGCGACAGGAAAGGCCTCAGCATCAGATAATAAAGGGGAGGGTGCACATCGTCTCTAAGGATTTTGACGATGGTCCCGCCAATGCTCCGTCCGGTGTTCCAGTCCCGGCCGAAAAGTTCATCCCAGAAAAGGCAGAATCCACCCAGATCATGAATTCTGATCCATAATGAAAACAACAGGATAATGTAAATATATTTAGATTTGTGCTGCCCGATCCTGATCATGCTGCCAGCAGGAAAGTGAATTTAAGGAGCTTTTCCCGGGTCAGGTACTCGATTTTCATTTCCCTGGACATTTTACTAGCCATGAAAAGCCCGTATCCGTCAACCGGAAGCTCTTCGATTCTGGGTGGCAGGAGCTTGATTTCAGAATACTCCTGGTCAATGTAGGTTACAATCAGCTGAAGCTTATCCGCAAAAAGGCTGACTTCATATCTGAAAAGGCTTTCAGCGGGAGAGACGCTGTGCCTGAGAAAATTGGTGAACATTTCATTGAGGATAAAAGTAAGGTCATTCAGGCGCGAATGGCTGATTCCATCCCCTGATAAAGCCTTCTGCAGATCCTCTCTGAGGATGGAGATGAATTCGACCTTCTTCGGATAGGAAAAATCGATCTTCCTATTTTCCTTCATAGATCCTGTTAACCACCAGGTTGATAATCAGCCGGGCCAGCTTCTTGAAATTATGCCTTAAATAATCCGACTCCTCCATCAATTCGTCCAGGACAATGTCGGTGTCGAGCCTCGCCAGCTGGTCCCTGTCGACCACAACCGGATACGACTCCTTGAGAGCATATCTGGTGAGCGATTCTTCGGATCCCCGCTGGGAATTGATGATGCAATAATCCAGCTTCACTTTAGGCAGATACTCCAGAATAGTCCTGATGTGATCGGAAGCCGTGAAACCGCTCGTCTCATGTGGCTGAGTCATGATGTTGCAGATGTAAATCTTGAGGGCCGCGCTTTCAGACAGCACAGCCCGGATTTCCGGTATCAGCAGATTCGGGATCACGCTGGTGAACAGGCTGCCGGGTCCGAATATGATGCAGTCAGCCTCACTGATGGCCTGGATCACTTTATGATTGACGGCTGTTCCAGGGGGATCCAGAAAGACCCGCTTGATCTCCTTGCCCTGGGTGATGCCGATTTCGGATTCCCCTGCAGCGATGCTGCCGTTTTTCAATTCTGCCATCAGTGTGTGCGATGAACTCATCGCAGGCAGTATTGTACCTTTGATCGCCAGGATTTTGCTGGATTCCTCCACTGCCCGTTCGAAATCTCCGGTGACATTCGTCAGCGCGGCAATGAAGAGATTTCCGAAACTATGCCCTGAAAGTTCTCCGCTGCCCTCGAATCTGTATTTGAAAAGTTCAGCCATCAGGGTTTCCTCGTTGGCCAGGCTTACAAGACAGTTTCTGATGTCGCCTGGAGGCAGGATATGCAGTTCCGCCCTGATGCGGCCTGAACTCCCTCCATCATCCATCACGGTCACTACAGCGGTTACATTCCGCTCATCGTAGAATCTGGAATAGCGTTTGATTCCACGCAGAAGGGTCGACAATCCCGTTCCGCCGCCGATTACCACTATTTTGGGAGCGATTTCGAAATGTCTGGGTGGAAAGAATTTGGCAGCCTCTTTGCTGTCGAATCCCCTCAGCAACTCAAAAATATACCGGATCACCCTGTAATAAGAATAACCGAGCAGGCCACAGGCAGGAGTGAAGAAAAGCAGGAAAAAAAACAGCGAGAGTTTCTGCAGACCAAGAAAAACAATCTCCACCGTAATCAGGGCTGAAGACAGTATCAGGATAATCAGCCATCTGCGCAGTTCAATGTCCGGCAGCAGGAACCGGAATTTTTCAAACAGTTTTTTACCCATTGCCTTCTCCAGAGGAAGAACCAGGCAGAAATTCCTGAAGCTTTCTTACCAGGGCATGCGGTTTCTTGACAATCAACTGTTTCACCAGCGCGTTCAAGTACTCGGAGAGAATTCCGATGAAGAAAAAAACAAATGAAAATCCGATCATTTCTATGATGATCTCTGAGGGATATCCCGGCGGAGTGCTGTTCAGAAATATTTTTTGATAACAGATCCACAGGGAATATCCGACCGCGAAAATGAAAAAAGCAAAGGCCCAGACAAAAGAAAGACGCACTATGTTTGGAAAAGCCAGCAGATAGGTTGCTGTAAAAACATCCAGCAGCCTGGTAAAATCCATTTTACTGTTGCCTGAAATCCGCTCTCTGATCTTCACTCTCACGGATCTTGACCTGGACGAGATCCCGGGTAACGCTCCCTTGAGGGAAAAAATCGGGCTTAAGTTATAGCGCTCAAGGGACTGCTTGAGGATCCCGGACCGCGCAACCGCAAAATCGCTGATGTTCTTCTCATAACCCTTTACCCTGGTAAGAAAAGAGAACAGTCTGAAGAGCAGGTTCCAGATCGAGAAATATTCTTCTTTCAGGACATGTACTATGTCATCCCCTGTTTCGGTGAGAGAATTTTTCAAGCACAGCATGTCTTCAAAAGAAAACTGCTGATCAATGTCCATCAGGGCGGTGAACTCACATTCGGCATGCGAAAGACCAATCAGTGTAGCCCTGTCTTTGCCCACATTGTTCTGGAGAGTGAGCACCTTGATTTTAAGACCTGTTTCGGATGCAAGAGCCTGCATATCAGGCAGTTCCCCTGGCGAACCATCGTCCACCAGGATGATTTCTCCAATCTCACTCTTGAATCTGGCTGCTTCCCTGACGAAAAGAGTGGTCGTCTCGCCTTCATTGAAAACGCAAACCACTATGGATATCAAAAAAATCCCTCCGGAATAAAAGTAGAGACGCGCCATGGCGCGTCTCTACAATGGATTTCAAAACAGATTCCCCTGAGCTTCAACAAAGCACCGGGTAAGTTTTTCCCGCATGGAAACGCTTCGGGGATAGGCAACTGTAATAAAATTCTCACTGCGTTCGAATTTTATACAGTTGCTAATATTTTAACTTTCCGGAGACAGTCTTTGGAATATAATCATGTGCTCTCTTGTAGATTATCTCCAGCTTATTCATCTTATCGCCCTGGACGATTTTGTTGACCACATCTTGTCCCAGCAGCACGCAACCGAATGCTGTATACTGCCCATCAAGATGGGGAACCACAGTATGGGTAATGAAGAACTGTGAACCGTTGGAATTAGGGTCGCTAGTCCTGGCCATGGAGAGTACTCCTTCTTCATGCTTCTTGTCTGAGATTTCAAGCCCGAACTCATATCCAGGACCGCCTGAGCCGTTGCCATCAGGATCGCCGCCCTGGATCACAAAATTCTTGACTACCCTGTGGAATTTAAGACCATTGTAAAACTGGTGGTCGATCAGGTAGATAAAGGAAGCCACAGTGTTCGGTGCATCATCTTCATACAGAGCGGCATAGATATCACCCTTGTCAGTGCTGATCTTGACTACCGGCCAGTCTTTGCTGATGGCTGTTCTGGCGCGGTCAGCCTTAAAATCGCCGGCAATGCCTTTATCGATCGTGGCGATGGCTTCGGATGTGCTCCTCTTGGCAATCATTCCCCAGATGTCCATTGTTACCTCCCCGGTATTCGCTATTGCTTCTTGATTGGATTCGGCAGGTTCTTTCACCGTTCCGGATGCAGCGGCTTCAGCAGTGACAGCCGTTTCAGCGGTGACAGCTTTCACTTCCCCGGTCGAAGCCACTTCGGCAGTGGTCTTCACTTCTCCCGTTGCCGCCGCTTCCTTGGTGGACCCAGGCGTGATCTGACAAACTCCGCCGACGCAGTTGGTCCCTCCATCAGCGAAAACGCAAACAGTCAGCAGCAGCATCAGCATTGCGATCAATCTAGTCATGTTTTCCTCCTTGGTAAATTATTTGTCCAACCTATTCCTGCTGTGGTAATAGGTCAATCTCGATCTCCTGACTTCAGACAATCTCTTTCAGCCTTTTCTCCAACAGGCCCACGTATTTACTTTTCGGGTATGTTTTCAGGAATTCCCTGATTAATGATGCGGCTTCGGAATACTGTTTTTTCATGTCGCGGCAGACGATCAGACGGAACAGAGAAATCTCCCTGTAATCACTCCCTCCCTTATCCGTAATCTTCTGATAAAGTTCAGCTGCGTGAAGATAATCATCCTGCTTTTCATACAGGGCACCCTGAAGATAGAGGTATTCGTCTGCTTCCGATTTGTATAACCGATCTGTGAGGATTTCGAAGGCTTCCTGATAATTTCCGAGTTTGAGCAGACTGAGGACCTGTTCGACTGAGTCGACAGACACAGCCTGGATAAAGGAGGCAGCGCTGAAAAAAGCAAGCAGTAATATTTTCTTCATGAAATACCGGCATCATTTTAACACAACTTCCTTTTGGAAGCTATCCCGGAATCCGGCACCCGATTTTTACTGAAGAAATGTTTGCCAAACCGGCTGAGATCAAATAAAATATGGTCAATTCAGTCAAGGAGATCCACATGCATAAAGACAGCCTTAAATTCCTTGAGGCTCTGCACCTCGCCTCCAGTCCCACCGGATCTGAAATACCAGCCAAAAAGGTCTTTCGGGAGTATCTGAAAAATTACGCGGACAGATTCGAGTCCGACACGATTGGTAATACCATTGCCGTACTCTCAGGATCCAAACCTAAGGGCTCGATCCTGCTCGCCGGGCACATCGACGAGGTCGGAGTGATGGTGAAATACATTGACGAAAAAGGATTCATCTTCTTCTCGGCTGTGGGAGGTATTGATCCTGCAGTTCTGCCCGGCAAGCGCGTGGTCTTTGAAAAGAACGGGAAAAAAATTGTAGGAGTGCTCGGGAAAAAGCCGATCCATCTGCTGGATGCCAAGGACCGCGACAAAGCAGTTCAGATGGAAGACCTGTTCATAGATATCGGCTGCAACAGTAAAAAAGAAGCGGCAAAGCTTTTAGAACTAGGCGACACAGGGGTCACCAGTTATGGTCTGGAATATCTCCCGAATGACCTGGCAGTAGCCAGGGGATTCGACGACAGGATCGGTGCTTTCATCATTGCAGAAACTTTGAAAAATCTTTCCAGCCATAAAAAAAACCTCGCTTACACTGTTTATGCCACAGCCACCAC
The sequence above is drawn from the Candidatus Wallbacteria bacterium genome and encodes:
- a CDS encoding YvcK family protein, whose amino-acid sequence is MGKKLFEKFRFLLPDIELRRWLIILILSSALITVEIVFLGLQKLSLFFFLLFFTPACGLLGYSYYRVIRYIFELLRGFDSKEAAKFFPPRHFEIAPKIVVIGGGTGLSTLLRGIKRYSRFYDERNVTAVVTVMDDGGSSGRIRAELHILPPGDIRNCLVSLANEETLMAELFKYRFEGSGELSGHSFGNLFIAALTNVTGDFERAVEESSKILAIKGTILPAMSSSHTLMAELKNGSIAAGESEIGITQGKEIKRVFLDPPGTAVNHKVIQAISEADCIIFGPGSLFTSVIPNLLIPEIRAVLSESAALKIYICNIMTQPHETSGFTASDHIRTILEYLPKVKLDYCIINSQRGSEESLTRYALKESYPVVVDRDQLARLDTDIVLDELMEESDYLRHNFKKLARLIINLVVNRIYEGK
- a CDS encoding glycosyltransferase family 2 protein yields the protein MARLYFYSGGIFLISIVVCVFNEGETTTLFVREAARFKSEIGEIILVDDGSPGELPDMQALASETGLKIKVLTLQNNVGKDRATLIGLSHAECEFTALMDIDQQFSFEDMLCLKNSLTETGDDIVHVLKEEYFSIWNLLFRLFSFLTRVKGYEKNISDFAVARSGILKQSLERYNLSPIFSLKGALPGISSRSRSVRVKIRERISGNSKMDFTRLLDVFTATYLLAFPNIVRLSFVWAFAFFIFAVGYSLWICYQKIFLNSTPPGYPSEIIIEMIGFSFVFFFIGILSEYLNALVKQLIVKKPHALVRKLQEFLPGSSSGEGNG
- a CDS encoding peptidylprolyl isomerase, yielding MTRLIAMLMLLLTVCVFADGGTNCVGGVCQITPGSTKEAAATGEVKTTAEVASTGEVKAVTAETAVTAEAAASGTVKEPAESNQEAIANTGEVTMDIWGMIAKRSTSEAIATIDKGIAGDFKADRARTAISKDWPVVKISTDKGDIYAALYEDDAPNTVASFIYLIDHQFYNGLKFHRVVKNFVIQGGDPDGNGSGGPGYEFGLEISDKKHEEGVLSMARTSDPNSNGSQFFITHTVVPHLDGQYTAFGCVLLGQDVVNKIVQGDKMNKLEIIYKRAHDYIPKTVSGKLKY
- a CDS encoding tetratricopeptide repeat protein produces the protein MKKILLLAFFSAASFIQAVSVDSVEQVLSLLKLGNYQEAFEILTDRLYKSEADEYLYLQGALYEKQDDYLHAAELYQKITDKGGSDYREISLFRLIVCRDMKKQYSEAASLIREFLKTYPKSKYVGLLEKRLKEIV
- a CDS encoding M42 family metallopeptidase, which gives rise to MHKDSLKFLEALHLASSPTGSEIPAKKVFREYLKNYADRFESDTIGNTIAVLSGSKPKGSILLAGHIDEVGVMVKYIDEKGFIFFSAVGGIDPAVLPGKRVVFEKNGKKIVGVLGKKPIHLLDAKDRDKAVQMEDLFIDIGCNSKKEAAKLLELGDTGVTSYGLEYLPNDLAVARGFDDRIGAFIIAETLKNLSSHKKNLAYTVYATATTQEEIGLRGASVCAFNLKPDLAIALDVTHAIDYPNVEKKKFGDINLGKGGVIPKGPNIHPWIYTNLVSVAKKSKIPYQVNALPRPAGNDSNVIQITRGGIPVGVVAIPLRYMHTPSEVLSLKDVENIIRLLTDFILGLKEKVNFNW